A region from the Bacillus sp. Marseille-P3661 genome encodes:
- the dptF gene encoding DNA phosphorothioation-dependent restriction protein DptF produces the protein MSSEYFLGFLEEINPIAAQNAKKMEELLFHDPSSSIVKARLFAEAILNDVFKQENIDPPYLTTLFDKISFLSREGYIIPEMQQSLDTIRMSGNKAAHDGEFNDITVAFKLHKEMYKIGVWFYEVYSLEQLKVPVYETPKPPQKENIQEIVKKQILEILGAGRFEHDANVSQEDQVNNNYNEEKQKIINIDDEKIEPFNILTKDLGTGESYLLRELGRLKDSSQEAIENASQFSAFKNYLHVDRKIQLDLELILNQNKDRQKGNLILLCGSVGDGKSHLLAYLAEKKPELLASYTIFNDATESFSPNKNAMETLEEVLQDFSDQKIKGSTEKVILAINMGVLHNFINTQHKEFSYKQLEEFIHQSDLFSQNITTHFSDSVFDLLSFGDYHSFELTEKGPTSSFYLSLLQRVFNSSDQNPFYLAFKEDQNSQIHTMVHENYKLLQNPFVQEQIVQLIIQTIIKKKLVISARAFLNFVADLVIPDNVTNRTLMSEFEVLKFSLPNLLFNRKDRSPILQAMSQLDPIHKRSIFIDQLVVELNTLNEWDLVIDQYIKDQTPKKWLTPFVSKDSLTEHSFNLFFESFIRITFLTNKDFAINISDRSYIAFLQNLYYFNTGDRRKIKAFYDEIKTAIFKWKGSPKKEYIYLNKPSEKYRLSQKLSLRPTIDHLKPNTNDVLESFKSSIVLGYHGGNSDDKIFLDIDYPLYLLLTRVRDGYRPNKKDEEDAIRFVEFIEKIMAFGEKKQELLVHFPKDNRFYMIKRDDFGAFVFERE, from the coding sequence GTGAGTTCGGAATACTTTTTAGGTTTCTTAGAGGAAATCAATCCAATAGCTGCTCAAAATGCTAAAAAGATGGAAGAGCTTTTATTCCATGATCCAAGCAGCTCTATTGTAAAAGCTAGATTATTTGCTGAAGCTATTTTAAATGATGTTTTTAAACAAGAAAATATAGATCCTCCATACTTAACAACTTTATTTGACAAGATATCATTCCTATCAAGGGAAGGTTATATTATACCAGAAATGCAACAATCGTTAGACACGATCCGTATGTCTGGAAACAAAGCTGCTCATGATGGAGAGTTTAATGATATTACGGTAGCTTTTAAATTGCATAAAGAAATGTATAAGATTGGGGTATGGTTTTATGAAGTTTATTCACTTGAACAACTTAAAGTCCCTGTTTATGAAACACCAAAACCACCTCAGAAGGAAAATATTCAGGAAATCGTGAAAAAGCAAATACTAGAAATATTGGGTGCAGGACGTTTTGAACATGACGCCAATGTTAGTCAAGAAGACCAAGTGAATAATAATTATAATGAAGAAAAGCAAAAGATTATTAATATAGATGATGAAAAAATTGAACCATTCAATATTCTTACAAAGGATCTTGGTACTGGTGAAAGTTACTTGCTAAGAGAATTAGGGAGACTTAAGGATTCCTCCCAAGAAGCGATTGAAAATGCAAGTCAGTTTAGTGCTTTTAAGAATTACTTACACGTAGATCGGAAAATTCAATTAGATCTAGAATTAATACTTAACCAAAATAAAGATAGACAGAAAGGTAATTTAATACTTCTGTGTGGGAGTGTAGGGGATGGGAAATCACATCTTTTAGCATATCTTGCTGAGAAAAAGCCGGAGTTATTAGCGAGCTACACCATTTTTAATGATGCTACCGAAAGCTTTTCACCTAATAAAAATGCTATGGAGACTTTAGAAGAGGTTCTACAGGATTTTTCGGATCAAAAAATAAAAGGATCTACTGAGAAAGTGATTCTTGCTATTAATATGGGTGTCCTACACAATTTTATCAATACTCAACACAAAGAGTTTTCGTATAAACAGTTAGAAGAATTTATACACCAAAGTGACCTGTTTTCACAAAATATTACTACACATTTTAGCGATAGTGTTTTTGATTTATTAAGTTTTGGAGATTATCATTCGTTTGAACTTACTGAAAAAGGTCCAACATCAAGCTTTTATTTGTCTTTATTACAAAGAGTGTTTAACTCTTCTGACCAAAACCCTTTTTATCTAGCATTCAAGGAAGACCAAAATAGTCAGATCCATACGATGGTACACGAAAATTATAAATTGTTACAAAATCCTTTTGTCCAAGAACAAATTGTTCAATTAATTATTCAAACGATTATTAAGAAAAAACTAGTTATTTCTGCTCGGGCCTTTCTAAACTTTGTAGCGGATTTGGTTATTCCGGATAATGTAACTAATCGTACACTAATGTCTGAGTTTGAAGTACTTAAGTTTTCATTACCTAATTTATTATTTAATCGAAAAGATCGATCACCTATATTGCAAGCAATGAGTCAGCTTGACCCAATCCACAAAAGATCTATCTTTATTGATCAGTTAGTAGTTGAGTTGAATACTCTTAATGAATGGGACTTGGTTATAGATCAGTATATAAAAGATCAAACTCCAAAAAAGTGGTTAACACCGTTTGTTTCCAAGGATAGCTTGACAGAACACTCGTTTAATTTGTTTTTTGAGTCTTTCATTAGAATCACTTTCTTAACAAATAAGGATTTTGCAATTAACATTAGTGATCGTAGTTACATAGCCTTTTTACAAAACCTTTATTATTTTAATACCGGAGACAGAAGAAAAATAAAAGCGTTTTATGATGAAATCAAAACGGCTATTTTTAAATGGAAGGGAAGTCCAAAAAAGGAGTATATTTATTTAAATAAACCTTCTGAAAAATATCGTTTATCACAAAAATTAAGCTTACGTCCGACAATAGACCATTTAAAACCAAACACAAATGATGTTTTGGAATCTTTTAAATCATCTATTGTACTTGGATATCATGGTGGTAATAGTGATGATAAAATCTTTTTAGATATCGATTATCCATTATATTTGTTATTAACAAGAGTAAGGGATGGGTATAGACCCAATAAAAAAGACGAAGAAGATGCGATTAGGTTCGTTGAATTTATTGAAAAAATAATGGCTTTTGGGGAAAAGAAACAGGAATTACTTGTTCATTTTCCTAAGGATAATCGCTTTTATATGATTAAGCGTGATGATTTCGGAGCTTTTGTATTTGAAAGGGAGTAA